The Candida dubliniensis CD36 chromosome 2, complete sequence genome contains a region encoding:
- a CDS encoding mitochondrial 54S ribosomal protein YmL35 (Similar to S. cerevisiae MRPL35), producing MTYTMLRRTIFRQFQRNQSTSTKGIWSDFSKRSPSLRIQNENIRKGLFEGIDEQGPASITNPNIRGIYHSPIAIDETFSEAYKILEDDASKKYGRLEKLQEEYTKMTDKSSTKANSIKREIKELQIETELRNPEVLYNIEYYSSDIIDKSQPIYRKLLKEKWKEHDLLLTMQRLEQLHVIPDTLPTLVPQADVKVKFTHNVEEEFKDWITPGSILPTFAVEKPPVVQVQEFDKVEADERLYTVLLVNPDTPDLEKNSFSTTLHYALTNVSLNNVDNTIDVSKLLNEGDKITLKDYLPLTPEKNAPTQRACLWVFRQKDQLQPIEIARENFDIRSFVESNNLLPIGAHVWRQHFDRSVNEIREKYGLDKGRVFYKERGLAPMP from the coding sequence ATGACCTACACAATGTTGAGAAGAACTATATTTCGTCAATTTCAAAGAAACCAAAGCACTTCAACAAAGGGAATTTGGTCAGATTTCTCCAAAAGATCGCCATCTTTAAGGATTCAAAATGAGAACATTAGAAAGGGATTATTTGAAGGAATCGATGAACAAGGACCAGCATCAATAACGAATCCAAATATCAGAGGGATTTACCATTCTCCTATTGCTATTGATGAAACGTTTTCTGAAGCTTATAAGATTCTAGAAGATGATGCAAGTAAGAAATACGGCAGACTCGAAAAATTGCAAGAAGAATATACAAAAATGACAGATAAATCCAGTACTAAAGCTAATTCTATCAAGAGAGAAATCAAGGAATTACAGATCGAGACTGAGTTGAGAAATCCTGAAGTATTATACAATATTGAATACTATTCGTCAGATATTATTGACAAATCACAGCCAATATACAGAAAGTTGTTGAAGGAAAAATGGAAGGAACATGATTTGTTACTTACCATGCAAAGATTGGAACAGTTGCATGTTATTCCAGACACCTTGCCAACATTGGTACCTCAAGCAGATGTTAAAGTGAAGTTCACTCACAatgttgaagaagaatttaaaGATTGGATTACTCCTGGGTCTATTTTGCCAACATTTGCTGTTGAAAAACCTCCAGTGGTTCAAGTGCAAGAGTTTGATAAAGTTGAAGCTGATGAAAGGTTATACACTGTTTTGTTAGTTAATCCAGATACTCCAGATTTAGAGAAAAATTCgttttcaacaactttaCATTATGCCTTAACCAATGTTCTGTTGAATAATGTCGATAACACAATCGATGTGTCAAAACTTTTGAATGAAGGGGACAAAATAACTTTAAAGGATTACTTACCATTGACCCCTGAAAAGAATGCCCCTACTCAAAGAGCCTGTCTTTGGGTGTTTAGACAGAAGGATCAATTACaaccaattgaaattgcAAGAGAGAATTTTGACATAAGATCTTTTGTTGAATCGAACaatttattaccaattgGCGCTCATGTTTGGAGACAACATTTTGATAGAAGTGTCAATGAAATAAGAGAGAAATATGGGTTGGACAAAGGTAGAGTTTTCTATAAAGAAAGAGGATTAGCACCGATGCCCTAA
- a CDS encoding AP-1-like transcription factor, putative (Similar to S. cerevisiae YAP6), with amino-acid sequence MNIFTPWTKNNKAESANGHETPQFASAITQSNSTNSRPTGKELMGPSYSRVQDLSAHAIASQAQINPSTGSMDVKVDPELPKAHSHRIVSTTKRAEQNRNAQRAFRIRKANQFKELESKAKEVDQLKSKIESLEARNRSMANYICELQRQIIEFNNNKTPSKSDDNGKENNTPSGN; translated from the coding sequence ATGAATATATTTACACCATGGACGAAAAATAATAAGGCAGAAAGTGCTAACGGTCATGAGACACCTCAATTTGCTAGTGCAATAACACAGTCAAATTCTACCAATTCACGTCCAACAGGAAAAGAACTTATGGGCCCAAGTTATAGTAGGGTGCAAGATTTATCGGCACATGCAATTGCATCACAAGCACAAATAAATCCATCAACTGGATCCATGGATGTGAAAGTCGATCCAGAATTACCCAAAGCACATAGCCACCGAATAGTTTCCACGACAAAACGAGCTGAACAGAACCGTAATGCCCAACGAGCTTTCCGCATTCGCAAAGCAAATCAGTTTAAAGAATTGGAGAGTAAAGCCAAAGAGGTCGATCAGTTAAAACTGAAGATTGAGAGTTTAGAAGCACGGAATCGATCGATGGCCAATTATATATGTGAGTTGCAACGgcaaataattgaattcaataataataaaaccCCCAGCAAAAGCGACGATAATGGGAAAGAAAATAACACCCCATCAGGCAATTGA
- a CDS encoding hypothetical wry family protein, conserved, protein MKFPKLRKRTVYWAVLTVSILFIIHLVFQYKEHNSYETYPIVLIPKTFSSSISDAFETQNNEAFPIKLLKNCQIIHSYHAGHEENIKSMAQEPQSNFHKFNFTVFNSAKPIGLDLKQCQLLRSSSQIEVNDAVRMDASLHDILSKLLQDIQHGKLEYFREIAPFFLPELQLQLNLNIVDRFWYRFSGSSIWLEQYDMYFMISRIAYSPHGVKNQPVVSLTYGQLFDRNWNEIKNINLLVPSNEFTKDDGQGSFRIISFPYFLPIPFWHDIDSTDGNYFGPEDPRLILVKNKQGYEEPLLIFNSYHRKFVHYDDDEDSIMGQTVKFQRSMFMCWPWQYQTGKSNVEGTSNPEYDNKVYNRVVELKVKLLADMKTQKNWTPFISNDGINNFDSYIFFVYRWANLDVLKCNLLGDAAGNCVFDYRVDETLVPQNKVGPLRGGTQLVNLRQIIPPSVYHRLLPPHRELFVGFARTHLDECGCGKVMYRPNLAILVKDKTDRTYYKVSHISSSLSFDVPIIGWNVYKPDDLCFDSNVLIPYSVSNWNITSLELDREGGKWVSDDQLTVTLSISDSTVHRLDIRGLFQSILDLTDHNLFMPIHADDIGNDKWKNSLQIPGSDSHIQDMMQFGFNNDNIVCALHASVEFCFEYGVKFGIPKQEDFYEVEQQEFNEELIDPKKHQYFKILSKYLYDQAVANS, encoded by the coding sequence ATGAAATTCCCCaaattaagaaaaagaacTGTGTATTGGGCTGTTTTGACGGTTTCCATACTTTTCATAATACATCTTGTTTTCCAATATAAGGAGCACAACAGCTACGAAACATATCCAATTGTATTGATTCCGAAAACTTTTTCGTCTTCAATTCTGGACGCTTTCGAAACTCAAAATAATGAAGCATTCCCAATAAAGCTACTAAAGAATTGCCAAATCATACACTCCTATCATGCTGGACATGAAGAGAATATAAAACTGATGGCACAAGAACCCCAATCCAACTTTCACAAGTTCAATTTCACAGTGTTCAACTCAGCGAAGCCAATTGGACTAGATCTCAAACAATGTCAACTACTACGGTCATCATCCCAAATAGAAGTCAATGACGCTGTTCGCATGGATGCATCATTACACGATATATTAAGCAAACTATTGCAAGATATACAACATGGCAAGTTGGAATATTTCCGAGAAATAGCACCATTCTTCCTCCCAGAATTACAGCTACAGTTAAATCTAAATATTGTTGACCGATTTTGGTATCGGTTTTCAGGGAGTTCCATATGGTTAGAGCAATATGATATGTATTTCATGATTTCTCGAATTGCCTATTCACCACATGGAGTTAAGAACCAGCCAGTTGTTTCCTTGACGTATGGTCAATTGTTTGACCGAAATTGGAacgaaatcaaaaatatcaatttgttggttCCCAGTAATGAATTTACAAAAGACGATGGGCAGGGTTCTTTTAGGATCATATCGTTCCCTTACTTCTTACCGATCCCATTCTGGCACGATATCGATAGCACAGATGGAAACTACTTTGGACCAGAGGACCCACGATTAATACTAGTGAAAAATAAACAGGGTTATGAAGAGCCATTACTCATATTCAACTCATACCATAGGAAGTTTGTGCATtatgacgatgatgaagattCTATCATGGGGCAAACTGTTAAATTCCAGAGGTCGATGTTTATGTGCTGGCCGTGGCAATACCAAACGGGTAAACTGAATGTTGAAGGAACAAGCAACCCTGAATACGACAATAAAGTATATAACAGAGTGGTCGAGTTAAAGGTGAAGCTTTTGGCCGACATGAAGACTCAAAAGAATTGGACTCCATTTATTAGTAACGATGGTATAAATAACTTTGATTCctacattttttttgtgtatCGGTGGGCAAATTTGGATGTTTTGAAATGCAATCTACTTGGTGATGCTGCAGGTAATTGTGTTTTCGATTATAGAGTAGATGAAACATTAGTGCCACAGAACAAAGTTGGTCCATTGAGAGGAGGTACGCAATTAGTTAATCTTCGCCAAATAATTCCTCCATCAGTCTATCACCGCTTGTTACCTCCTCATCGAGAACTATTTGTTGGATTTGCTCGCACACATTTGGATGAGTGTGGTTGTGGCAAGGTCATGTATCGTCCAAATTTGGCGATTCTTGTCAAGGACAAAACTGACAGAACCTACTACAAGGTCAGCCACATATCGCTGTCGTTGTCATTTGATGTGCCAATAATTGGATGGAACGTGTACAAACCTGATGACTTGTGTTTTGATTCCAATGTTTTGATACCTTACAGTGTATCAAACTGGAATATCACATCTTTGGAATTGGATAGAGAAGGCGGTAAGTGGGTCTCCGATGACCAATTGACGGTGACGTTGTCGATAAGTGACTCAACTGTCCATAGACTTGATATCAGGGGTTtgtttcaatcaattcttgatttgACTGATCATAACTTATTTATGCCAATTCATGCGGATGACATTGGAAATGATAAATGGAAGAATAGTTTACAAATTCCAGGCAGTGATTCCCATATCCAGGATATGATGCAGTTTGGTTTCAATAACGATAATATAGTATGTGCGTTACATGCATCTGTTGAATTCTGTTTTGAGTATGGGGTTAAGTTTGGCATCCCCAAACAAGAGGATTTCTACGAGGTTGAACAGCAAGAGTTCAACGAAGAGCTAATTGATCCCAAGAAACACCAGTATTTTAAGATCTTGAGTAAGTATCTATATGATCAAGCCGTAGCCAATAGTTAG
- a CDS encoding flavin-dependent monooxygenase, putative (Similar to S. cerevisiae FMO1;~1 probable transmembrane helix predicted by TMHMM2.0 at aa 269-291) has product MSVITLTKESHKHPEKFRIKHQDEVEILGPHRKDRFAINEDLPTITTTSKIAILGAGFGGMASAIKTMQKYDEQDIQIFERHDNFGGTWYANTYPGCASDIPALWYSFSFALTSNWSRIQPPQYEMEEYILRVAEQFKLREKTRFQTEINKFEWDDVNGQWTLYAHDVKTGQKIIHKSKLLLACQGGLVHPLQLQAEGLENFKGTYMHSALWDHSVDFRGKKVIVIGNGCSANQAVPALLNDPKYSVGSLTQLVRSKHYIMRPLPRILYILYRLLSFNFIALYIVRLIVVFGAELRVPLFKGDGLLSKIVRWINTTASVSYMKGNAPKKFHDLIIPNYKIGCKRLIFDYNYIPSLNDPRVDIKNQGIDRVVEDGIILKNGEHIEADIIVACTGYNLSKSFFNFEIIGRNGANISEEWKQDGPSAYRTLLVKQSPNLWTIGGTNSATGHASVVMAIENGVDYFLKTAKPIIEGKAKSVRVTDKAYDNWLTTIQRELKKSVFGTPFGGCVSWYSDAKVNSTVYPWSQFHYWWITHFPDYKDLIYEPLNEDKKRR; this is encoded by the coding sequence ATGTCTGTGATTACATTAACAAAAGAGTCGCACAAGCACCCAGAAAAGTTTAGAATTAAGCACCAGGATGAGGTGGAGATATTAGGTCCCCATCGTAAGGACCGTTTTGCCATCAATGAGGATTTACCAAccattactactacttctaAAATTGCCATTCTCGGGGCCGGTTTTGGAGGTATGGCAAGTGCAATCAAGACAATGCAAAAGTACGATGAGCAAGacattcaaatttttgaaagacACGACAACTTTGGAGGTACCTGGTACGCCAATACTTACCCAGGTTGTGCTAGTGATATTCCTGCCTTGTGGTATTCATTCTCTTTTGCTTTGACATCCAATTGGAGTAGAATTCAGCCACCACAATATGAGATGGAAGAGTACATTTTACGTGTTGCTGAACAGTTTAAATTAAGAGAGAAAACAAGATTTCAAACGGAAATTAACAAGTTTGAGTGGGATGACGTGAATGGTCAATGGACCTTGTATGCACACGATGTTAAAACAGGACAGAAAATTATTCATAAAAGTAAACTCTTACTTGCTTGTCAAGGTGGTTTGGTTCACCCTTTGCAATTGCAAGCTGAAGGATTGGAAAACTTCAAAGGGACATACATGCACTCGGCCCTTTGGGATCATTCTGTTGACTTCAGAGGGAAAAaggttattgttattggtaACGGGTGCAGTGCCAATCAAGCTGTCCCTGCTTTGCTTAATGATCCTAAATATAGTGTTGGTTCATTGACCCAACTAGTGAGATCAAAGCATTACATCATGAGACCCCTCCCTAGAATACTTTACATACTTTACCGtttattatcattcaaCTTTATTGCATTGTATATTGTCCgtttaattgttgtttttggtgCTGAATTGAGAGTACCATTGTTCAAAGGTGATGGTTTACTCTCCAAAATTGTTCGTTGGATAAACACAACTGCTTCTGTCAGCTACATGAAAGGCAATGCTCCTAAGAAATTTCATGATTTGATCATTCCTAATTACAAGATTGGCTGTAAGAGATTGATTTTTGACTACAATTATATTCCATCGTTAAATGACCCAAGAGTTGACATCAAGAATCAAGGTATTGATAGAGTTGTTGAAGATGgaattatattgaaaaatggtgAACATATTGAAGCTGATATTATTGTTGCTTGTACTGGGTACAATTTAAGCAAGagtttttttaattttgaaattattggtCGTAATGGAGCAAACATCTCTGAGGAATGGAAACAAGATGGTCCAAGTGCTTATAGAACTCTTTTGGTTAAGCAAAGTCCTAATCTCTGGACCATTGGGGGCACCAATTCGGCTACTGGACATGCATCAGTTGTTATGGCAATCGAGAATGGTGTTGATTACTTTCTCAAAACCGCTAAACCAATCATCGAAGGAAAAGCTAAATCGGTTAGAGTTACCGACAAGGCTTATGACAATTGGCTTACAACTATTCAAAGAGAGTTGAAAAAGTCTGTTTTTGGTACTCCATTTGGTGGTTGTGTTTCCTGGTATTCCGATGCTAAAGTTAATTCCACAGTTTATCCTTGGAGTCAATTCCATTATTGGTGGATTACACATTTCCCAGACTACAAAGACTTAATATATGAGCCATTGAACGAAGATAAAAAGAGAAGATGA